The DNA sequence TGGTTACGGACGGTGCAGAGGACGAGTACATCCTGCCTGTCATCCAGTCGAAGATCTCCGTCGCAAGCGTGCAGCGGGTGATAGTCAAGCAGATGCCGAACCTCGAAGGCACCTATTACATCATCAAGAAGATCCTTGAAGACCCGAAGTATGCACGATCAATCCTGATACCCATCGGCCTTGCGATGCTTCTCTACGCCATCGGCAGCCTTCTGGGCAATCCCCAGCTTGCAATATTCATCGTGGTTGGTGTCCTCGGGATTTACCTGCTCTTCAAGGGCCTCGGCCTTGACGAATACCTCAATTACACCTTCCGCGCTCTCCAGGAGTCCTTTGTCGGAGGACGGTTCTCGTTCTTCTGCTACATCGGCGCCATTTTCCTCAGCATCCTGGGAATCATCATGGGACTTGCAAGCTTTCTTGAGTGGTACACTCCCGATGCAGGCATTTTCTTCCAGATCTCCTCCTTCATCTTCGGCGCCATCGGCTACCTCACCTTTGCCGTCATCGTCGCCTTCACGGGGAAGATCATCGACGTATCCCAAAATGACCCCCACATCCTGGCAAGGATAGTAGTAATCCCATTCTATCTGACCGCGCTTGCGGTGATTGCCTACGGAGCGTCAGTCTACGTCATCTCCCTCGGGGGGACCTACGACTTTCCTATCGCCGGGCTGGACGGAGTACGCATTCTGATGCTTACGACCGGCATCGCGCTTGTGATCGCGTTTCTCGGGATGTATGTTCAGAAAGCCATCGGTAAGATGGAGAAATACGCCATCCAGCCGAAGAGCGAAAAAAAGAAAGGCCTCCGGACAAAGGGATAATCCTCAGCCATTTTCCCCCCTTTTTTTCAATTAATCCCTGCCCCCCTGCGGATCGAATTACCATACCGAAGAGACCGCACCACGGCGATCGGTTGTATCATTGCACCGGAACACCCCGCAGGACAGCCCGCATACCGCTGTGATGTAAGGAGAAAGACAATACCTGCGGAACATGACCTCCCCTCATGCACAGGCTGCTTTGAGAAAAAGAATTGATTAGGTTATCGAACCGAAAAAGCCCATGCCGGGCAACGTATCCGTATTGGCGTAGGTGCGCGTCATCTGCGGGGAGATCACCGTAATCTCCGGCACCTCAATCCCAAAGGTGTGCTCGGGGAACCAGTACGTCCCCCCCCATAATTCTGTGCAGCCGCGGGGATGGAAAGAGTCGCATGACCCATGTCCAGCTTCTGGAACTTTGCTCCCTCAAAGCCTGAGATGACAAGGAGTTTTTTCTTGAGATCAGAGGTCCCGAGCAGATGCACGAGAATGACTATCCCACCGTCAATATCATAATCCAAGGCGATGGTGGCCTGTTCGTCATCAAGATTGATGGTGGCGGAATTCACCGTGATATAGCTGAACTGGTTCGGCGGAGCTGCCACGGCGGGCAGCGCCATTGCACCAAGAATGAGCACTACCGCAAGAATAGCTCCATATTTCATAGTATTACTCATTGAATGAAAAAAAATAAATCCTTTATGGTCGTGCCATCGGATGCGTCCCCACACACATCCGCGGCAATTCCATTGTTACAGGTTGTTGTGTGACAGGAGAATTTCAATACTGGAGACATTGGTCTGACCGCTTTCAGTATCAATGATCTCCGTAGATGTAACGATCTCCTTCTTCGCAACATCCTCGAGGAACCTGTTCAGAGCAATCTCAGCGGTATCTACTGCACGAGAAATCGCTTTTCCCCTTGCTTTGATCGAAACCTCCTCTGCACCATTGTTAAACTGGGTGACAACTGCAAGAACGTAGTTCATGACTGGCTTGTTGCCGACGAAAACTGTGTTGTCTTTAATCATTGTGTTCACCTCTCCTCATAGATACTTCTTCGATGCAATGAGTTCAGCATTCAGCACAGATGCTCCGGCCGCACCGCGGATGGTGTTGTGCCCCATCGCGACGTATCGAAGGCCCTCACGGACCCTCCCGACCGAGACGGTCATGCCGTCGCCACGGTTTCGGTCAAGCCGGGGCTGCGGGCGGTTCTCGGCGTCCAGATAGAGGACGGAGTGTGCAGGCTGATGCGGCAGTCCGGAGAAGGGAGCGCAGTAGGAAGAAAAGGCAGCAATGACCTCGTCGACCGTAGCGTCGATATCCGCCCAGATTGCCATGGTGTGCCCGTCGATGACCGGCACACGGTTACAGCTTGCACTGACTGTGAAGGATGCCGGAACTATCTCGGCACCATCAAACGAACCCATGATCTTCAGTGGCTCACTCTCCATCTTCTCCTCTTCGGATCCGATGAACGGCACAACATTTTCGTAAATCGACATCGCCGCAATGCCTTCAAAGCCCGCCCCGGAGATTGCCTGCATGGTTGCAACCTTCACATCACGAAGCCCCATACTGCGTATGGGTTCGAGTGACATGCACAGGACAATCGTAGAACAGTTCGGATTTGCAACGATGAACCCGTCTTTTCCTGCATCCCTCTGGACATCAATCAGACCGAGATGATCGTGATTTACTTCGGGAATGACGAGAGGAACATCCGGGTCCATTCGATGAGATGAAGCATTTGAACAGACACCGACACCGGCCTGTGCCGCGGCGCTCTCGATCTCCCCCGCTATGTTTGCCGGAAGGGCCGAGAATACCAGGTCCAGGTCTTTGATGCTTTCAACCGTTGTCGGTCGGACGACGAGCTCTCCCGTCTCCTCAGGGAAGGGCACATCCAGACGCCAGTTGACGACATCCTTATACTTCTTTCCCGCACTCCGCTCCGAAGCGGTCAGCGTGGTAAGATTGAACCACGGATGACCAGCAAGAAGCTGTACAAAGCGTTGTCCAACTGCACCCGTAGCTCCGAGCACACCTACATTGATCATAGATGCTTTCTATTACCTCAAAAGGGATTATAAAAGATTTGGTTTATTCCATCCGGATTGCTTCAGCCGGACATTCGTCAACACAGGACTCACAGTCAACACACAGGTCAGCATCGACAACAGCAATACCATCATCCATCTCAATTGCAGCGGCGGGGCATACGTCGACACACGTTTCGCACCCGGTACATTTGTCTTTGTCTACAACAGCTACCATTTGTAACCTCTCTAATTTGATTAGAAGAGTGTAAAAAAATAGGTTTCGATTGGTTCTACCGGATCAGAGAGACAGAACGTCGTCCATCGAATAGATGCCCGGTGCTTTGCCCCCGACATATTGTGCGGCACGAATGACGCCATGGGCAAAGACTGCGCGATCATAGGCGCGGTGGGAGAGCTCTATTGTCTCGTGGTTGGCTGCAAAGAGAACAGTGTGATCCCCGACGATATCCCCGCCACGGACCACATGTACCCCAATTTCATCGGCACGTTCGGTGATGCCTTCCCTGCCGTAGAGTTTCTCACGGACTCCTGCCTCTTCCTCAATGATATTGAGGATCGTCTTTGCCGTTCCCGACGGGGCATCCTTCTTGTACCGGTGGTGCGCCTCGATGACCTCAATATCGTAATCGCCAAGCCGCCGTGCGGCCTCACGAACGAGCTTCCAGAAGATGTTCATCCCTACACTGAAGTTACTGGAGATGACCGCCGGCACCGAGCCTTCGATTGCGGCAGTTACCTCCTCCATCTGCGCCGGGGAAAACCCGGTGGTCCCGACGACGAGAGCAACACCATGCCGGGTTGCGGCACGGATGTTCTCCACAGCAGCTGAGGCGATGGTGAAATCGATCATTACATCCGGCTGAACCCGCTCCAGAAAGGCATCGATCTCCGCAGCCGTGACAACCGGTTTTCCGAAGCTTTCGCCGCCCTTGATGTCGACCCCGCCGACAAACTCCAACCCATCCGCATCCTGCAGAAGACCGGCGATGGTCGTTCCCATGCGACCGAGGGCACCGCAGATAACCACCTTAGTCATAGCGGGAGAGCACCTCCTTCAGGAGGGCCGTCTTCTCTGCATCGAGATCATCCAGAGGCAGGCGAACCGGACCTGCCGCCATACCGCATAGACCGACCGCCTTTTTGATGGGGATGGGGTTCGTGTCGATGAAGAGCGCCCGGAAGAGAGGCGAGAGAGCATAGTGGATGTCGCGAGCGGTCTCAAGGTCGCCCCGCAAGAATGCCTCCACCATCGCCACCATCTTAGCGGGCTGAATGTTTGCAGTCACCGCAATCGCTCCCGACCCACCGAGAGCCATCACCGGCAGGGTCATGGCGTCATCGCCGGAAAGGACGGTAAATTCTTCATCCCGCGTCCCTTCGATGATCCGGGAAATCTGGGTGATGTCACCGCTTGCCTCCTTCACCCCGACGATATTCGGATGCTCCGCCAGTTCGCAGATAATGTCAGGAGTCAGGTTCTGCCCTGTACGGGAGGGCACGTTGTATACGATAACCGGAACGCCGATATCGGCGAGCTGGGTGTAATGCTTGATGAGCCCCGAACGGTTCGGCTTGTTGTAATAGGGAGAAAGGACCAGAACTCCGTCCGCGCCCTGATCGTATGCCGAGCGGGTGAAGCGCAGTGCCTCGGCCGTGTTATTGGACCCCGTCCCGGCAATCACCGGGACCCGGCCCCCCACCGCATCAATCGTTGCACCGATGACAATCTCATGCTCCTCGAATGTCAGAGTCGCAGACTCACCGGTGGACCCACAGGGAACAACGCCGTGCACCCCGTTTTCAATAAGAAACTCAATATTTGTACGAAGACCGTCGAGGTTTAATCCCCGATCTGGCGTTTCATTAAAAGGAGTAATTAGTGCCGGAAAAATACCCTCAAACATGAGGATTTTATATATTCTTTCTCCTATTTACCTTTCGTGTGACACTTCCGGCTACACGGTTCCGAACACGCTTGCTCTCGATAACCGTTACCTCTGAGACAACTCTCTTGTTCTCTTCAAAGTCGTTCGTAAACCGGTTTCCGTGCTTGGCCAGAAGCTCCTGGCTGAGTGCCTTGATATACGTTGGTTTGATTCCCATGTTCTCTTCCCTTATTCGTTGGTATCTATAATGCGCTGTGAGAGCATAAGAATATTATGAACAACGACTTCCGGATCTTCGCCCAGAATCCGGATCATCGGCTCTTTTCCCACCGCACCCCTGTCATAAATCACATCGGGGACCTCATCCGTACAGCACTGCTCCACGCCCCAGTCCATCGTCCGGGTGCCCGGCGGTTCGCTCGTCCGGTCGAAGGAGCAGATATCAAACTTCATGTCCTCCGCAATAGCGACTGCCCCCTCCGAAAACCGGATATTTGCCGCAGACCTGATCTCCGGGTCGTGCCGCAGAGCGGTCAGGACGACGCGTGCGACATGACTGCTTGCACCGAAGGCGACCTCCCCGACAGCGTGTGGATGTCCTCTCAGCCGCACAATCCTCCCTTCGACTCCTGCAACATCAGCGGAATCGGTGGCATTGGGAAGAGCAAAGACAATATTCAGACCCACTTCGGGGACCAGTGACACGTCCATCGAGGAACAAATAGTCCTGACGGCATTCTCCAGATCATGGAGAACTGCCGCCCTTTCTTCCGCGCTCATGATACCCCTACCTCTGCCTCTGAGATAATAAGAACTGCGCGGACAGCAGGACAGGGAATGGATAGTAATTTAGCCACCGGAATGCATAATAATGCTCATGAACGTGGCAGCATACGATATTGCAACAGCCGTAGCAAGCATCATCGTTTTTATTGTGGCGGTTCTGGCACTCCCGGCTGTCATGCCGGCGGCGTATGCCTACCTCACAGCAATAGTGATATTCATCATCAGCATGGGTGCAGGCGGCTACTTCATTGGGCAGCAGATTCGGTAGTCTCTTTTTTTCGGCCCTTCTTTTTTCGTTTGTAATAACTGAGCGGATGGGAAACATCCTTGCAGGTTGCATCGCGGTTCACGCAGAGACCGTAGGTCTTCAAGGTCTGGCAGCCGGGCGGAGTGTATTCGGTTCCGCCCCGCCCCGAGATATGTTCGACCTGGTACATCGTCCGGCTGATATCAAAGTCCGGTGCCCGGGCGAAGACCTCCACAATCTGCGGTTCCTGCAGACCGATGGTATGGAGAAATGCCGTGAGGGAAAACCGGGCGGTATGGGGAATATTCGTCCCTTCAGAGACTGCACGGATTATCGCCTCCATGCAGGGGGGATAGGACCCTTCGTCAACCTCTCCATACTGTTCCAGGATCTTCTCCTGGTAGGCGACGGATACACTGTCTGCATAGGGACGAAGGCGCATGGCAATTGATCCGGGGATGTCAAGAGGAAGCTGTGAGCGGATGACAACCCGGATACGCTCCCGAAGCAGTTCGTCATATTCTCCGGCTAATATCCGCACCATCCCGTGACGTACGTCCCTGTTGACCAGCCGCCATTTGGCGTCTTTCATCGTCGCCACGAGCCCCACATAATCAATGACCCGCATCTCACCGGCATCGGAATCCAGACCAAACGATTGTGCAACATAACGTTTCTTCGCCGGCTCTTCCGTCTGGAGGAAATGGTAGGCTCGTTCCGCCTCGTACCGGGCGAGCCGGTCCATAATCATCCGGTCGTTGAGACAGGAGACGATCATCCGGGCGACGGCATAGCTCAGGATTTCATCATCGATCGACTCGAATTCAGGCTGAAGAGTAAAATCTGTATACCCGAGGGAATCCTTGATTCTCTGTGCGGCATTCTCCTTTATTCTGACACCCACACCGGACTCCGAGCGTATGAGCGAGTCGAGCGGGATCTCCATCCTTGTGACAAATGTCTTTGTTTCTTTTAAAAAAGGGTATTTTGCGAGATCCTTTTTA is a window from the Methanovulcanius yangii genome containing:
- a CDS encoding DUF373 family protein, translated to MSSERTLILCVDRDDDIGFKAGVQSPVVGREACLDTANRLGLVDPEDSDVNAIFQAIKTYDALKARGEDVCIAVLAGNHYDLINGDRKIAEELRKVVWDLEAGECILVTDGAEDEYILPVIQSKISVASVQRVIVKQMPNLEGTYYIIKKILEDPKYARSILIPIGLAMLLYAIGSLLGNPQLAIFIVVGVLGIYLLFKGLGLDEYLNYTFRALQESFVGGRFSFFCYIGAIFLSILGIIMGLASFLEWYTPDAGIFFQISSFIFGAIGYLTFAVIVAFTGKIIDVSQNDPHILARIVVIPFYLTALAVIAYGASVYVISLGGTYDFPIAGLDGVRILMLTTGIALVIAFLGMYVQKAIGKMEKYAIQPKSEKKKGLRTKG
- the albA gene encoding DNA-binding protein Alba yields the protein MIKDNTVFVGNKPVMNYVLAVVTQFNNGAEEVSIKARGKAISRAVDTAEIALNRFLEDVAKKEIVTSTEIIDTESGQTNVSSIEILLSHNNL
- the asd gene encoding aspartate-semialdehyde dehydrogenase — encoded protein: MINVGVLGATGAVGQRFVQLLAGHPWFNLTTLTASERSAGKKYKDVVNWRLDVPFPEETGELVVRPTTVESIKDLDLVFSALPANIAGEIESAAAQAGVGVCSNASSHRMDPDVPLVIPEVNHDHLGLIDVQRDAGKDGFIVANPNCSTIVLCMSLEPIRSMGLRDVKVATMQAISGAGFEGIAAMSIYENVVPFIGSEEEKMESEPLKIMGSFDGAEIVPASFTVSASCNRVPVIDGHTMAIWADIDATVDEVIAAFSSYCAPFSGLPHQPAHSVLYLDAENRPQPRLDRNRGDGMTVSVGRVREGLRYVAMGHNTIRGAAGASVLNAELIASKKYL
- a CDS encoding indolepyruvate ferredoxin oxidoreductase subunit alpha, which gives rise to MVAVVDKDKCTGCETCVDVCPAAAIEMDDGIAVVDADLCVDCESCVDECPAEAIRME
- the dapB gene encoding 4-hydroxy-tetrahydrodipicolinate reductase — translated: MTKVVICGALGRMGTTIAGLLQDADGLEFVGGVDIKGGESFGKPVVTAAEIDAFLERVQPDVMIDFTIASAAVENIRAATRHGVALVVGTTGFSPAQMEEVTAAIEGSVPAVISSNFSVGMNIFWKLVREAARRLGDYDIEVIEAHHRYKKDAPSGTAKTILNIIEEEAGVREKLYGREGITERADEIGVHVVRGGDIVGDHTVLFAANHETIELSHRAYDRAVFAHGVIRAAQYVGGKAPGIYSMDDVLSL
- the dapA gene encoding 4-hydroxy-tetrahydrodipicolinate synthase — its product is MFEGIFPALITPFNETPDRGLNLDGLRTNIEFLIENGVHGVVPCGSTGESATLTFEEHEIVIGATIDAVGGRVPVIAGTGSNNTAEALRFTRSAYDQGADGVLVLSPYYNKPNRSGLIKHYTQLADIGVPVIVYNVPSRTGQNLTPDIICELAEHPNIVGVKEASGDITQISRIIEGTRDEEFTVLSGDDAMTLPVMALGGSGAIAVTANIQPAKMVAMVEAFLRGDLETARDIHYALSPLFRALFIDTNPIPIKKAVGLCGMAAGPVRLPLDDLDAEKTALLKEVLSRYD
- a CDS encoding 30S ribosomal protein S17e → MGIKPTYIKALSQELLAKHGNRFTNDFEENKRVVSEVTVIESKRVRNRVAGSVTRKVNRRKNI
- a CDS encoding thiamine-phosphate synthase family protein is translated as MSAEERAAVLHDLENAVRTICSSMDVSLVPEVGLNIVFALPNATDSADVAGVEGRIVRLRGHPHAVGEVAFGASSHVARVVLTALRHDPEIRSAANIRFSEGAVAIAEDMKFDICSFDRTSEPPGTRTMDWGVEQCCTDEVPDVIYDRGAVGKEPMIRILGEDPEVVVHNILMLSQRIIDTNE
- a CDS encoding DNA primase large subunit PriL is translated as MEIPLDSLIRSESGVGVRIKENAAQRIKDSLGYTDFTLQPEFESIDDEILSYAVARMIVSCLNDRMIMDRLARYEAERAYHFLQTEEPAKKRYVAQSFGLDSDAGEMRVIDYVGLVATMKDAKWRLVNRDVRHGMVRILAGEYDELLRERIRVVIRSQLPLDIPGSIAMRLRPYADSVSVAYQEKILEQYGEVDEGSYPPCMEAIIRAVSEGTNIPHTARFSLTAFLHTIGLQEPQIVEVFARAPDFDISRTMYQVEHISGRGGTEYTPPGCQTLKTYGLCVNRDATCKDVSHPLSYYKRKKKGRKKETTESAAQ